In the Moraxella osloensis genome, one interval contains:
- a CDS encoding outer membrane protein assembly factor BamE: protein MTSITTLSKKLAVLPLVAVISSVTVLPGCSWFSVYKIDIPQGKPIHEDKLSQVQVGMNANQVLYILGSPTFRDTLNPVRWDYLYDFTPGTNAKRANKPAIHNAQQYAKIYFDQNGIVTSIERPAVTQ from the coding sequence ATGACATCTATCACAACACTATCAAAAAAACTGGCAGTCCTGCCTTTGGTTGCCGTAATTAGCAGCGTCACCGTATTACCAGGTTGCTCATGGTTTAGCGTGTACAAAATCGATATCCCACAAGGCAAGCCGATTCATGAAGACAAATTAAGCCAAGTGCAAGTAGGTATGAATGCCAATCAAGTGCTATATATACTAGGTAGTCCAACCTTTAGAGACACTCTAAATCCGGTACGTTGGGATTACCTGTATGATTTTACCCCAGGTACTAACGCCAAACGCGCCAACAAGCCAGCGATTCACAACGCCCAACAATACGCCAAAATTTATTTTGACCAAAATGGTATTGTCACCAGTATCGAGCGCCCAGCGGTGACTCAGTAA
- the fur gene encoding ferric iron uptake transcriptional regulator, giving the protein MSSFTNQDLRRAGLKVTLPRLKILELLEKAESHHMSAEDVYKALMEHGEDVGLATVYRVLTQFEQAGIVERHNFENNLSVFEIAKDEHHDHLVCDQCGKIIEFHNEEIEALQEKVAKDFGFTLAGHSLVLYGICDNKDCQNSIKR; this is encoded by the coding sequence ATGTCGTCTTTTACCAACCAAGATTTGCGTCGTGCCGGTTTGAAAGTCACGTTACCGCGTTTGAAAATTTTAGAATTGCTAGAAAAAGCCGAATCCCATCACATGAGCGCGGAAGATGTGTATAAAGCCTTGATGGAGCACGGTGAAGACGTGGGGCTTGCGACTGTTTACCGCGTGTTAACCCAGTTTGAACAAGCGGGGATTGTCGAGCGTCACAATTTTGAAAACAACTTGTCAGTGTTTGAAATCGCCAAAGATGAGCACCATGACCACTTGGTATGCGACCAATGCGGCAAAATCATTGAATTTCACAATGAAGAAATCGAAGCGCTACAAGAAAAAGTCGCCAAAGACTTTGGCTTTACCCTAGCAGGGCACTCGCTGGTACTGTATGGAATTTGTGACAACAAAGATTGCCAAAATTCGATAAAGCGCTAA
- a CDS encoding RnfH family protein: MITVDIAFAPDSQTQLRLTLQLADDSRVIDAVNATGWQQQYPQIFSYSVGVFSHKLDWQSAINTGDRIEIYRPLTIDPQNKRKLLSKKFNR; the protein is encoded by the coding sequence ATGATTACTGTTGATATAGCCTTTGCGCCTGATAGCCAAACACAGTTGCGGTTAACCCTGCAACTTGCTGATGATAGCCGCGTGATTGATGCAGTCAATGCAACAGGCTGGCAACAGCAGTATCCGCAGATTTTTAGCTATAGTGTCGGTGTGTTTTCCCATAAACTAGACTGGCAAAGTGCTATCAACACAGGTGATAGAATCGAAATCTATCGCCCTTTGACCATCGACCCGCAAAACAAACGCAAATTACTATCTAAAAAGTTCAACCGATGA